GCGACCCCGCCGAGGACCAGTGCGGGCGAGAACGCGACGCGTGGGGTGTGCCAGCCGACGACGACGTGGCCCGCCGCAGCGAGACCTGTAGCGATCGTGAGGCCGGTGAGGATCGGCGCGCCGGGGACGAGCGGTGACTCGCTCCTGTCGACAGTTGTGAGGGCCACGGCGGCGACTGCGAGGCCGACCGCCGCGATGAGCAGCGGCGCGGACTCCCAGGCCAGCGTCTGGCCGGCGACGGCGACGCCGAGGACGACGCTCGCGAGCCACGTCTTCGGGGAGGTGAGTTTATCCCGATCGGTGCCTGCGAGGACTGTCAGCGCGTAGGCCGTCGCCGCCAGCCACGGGTAGTCGAAAGCGTGGTGATCCGCGAAACCGAGGCTGGTCCGCATCGCGTGGCCCGGAATGATCGCGAAGAGGAGGACTGCCGCGAGCCCAACGCGCCTGTCACCCGTGACGGTGACGGCCAGCAAGTAGACGAAAAGCGCCGTGATGACGGCCGTGAGGACGGGATACCACGCCATCACGTCGCCGACGACGGCCGCACCACCTCCGAGGAGTTCCGAGACCCACCACAGCGTCGCGACAAGGAGTGGCTCGCCTTTCGTGACGCCTGCTGGTAATGCAGCAAGTGCGTCGAGACTGAACACCGACTGACTGTCCGCGAGGACCCGCTCGACCCAGTAGCGGTAGTAGTACGGATCGTTGCCTGAAAGGACGACGTTGCCGTCACGGTAGACCGACTGGAGTGGATGGGCGCGAACGAGTGCGACAACGGTGAGGGCAGCCGTGAGTGCGAGAGTGGTCGTTCGATCGAACGTTGGCCACGCAAATCCAGAGAGGGTCCCGTCGAAATCGAGCGATTCCTTCTCGTCTGCTGGGTCGTCCGAGAGCGCTGCTGCCGTGACATCCGGATCTGCAAGCCGATACTCGTCGTCGACGGACTCGACGACACCGCTCGACACGAGTTCTCCGAATGGACCGGAGCCGATCGGCACGTCCTCGAAGGTCCACGTCTCGTGCTGCTCGTCGACGTCGAGAACTGTATCGAGGGCATCTCGGAGATCCGGCCGCTCGTCGAGAAGTGCGTTCACGTCGCCCTCGTCGCTCATATGCGGTGGTGTTTCGTGGCCAGAATAAAGTCACCGACTCGCAGTTACTTCGACTCATTATCTTCTGGAGGTCCCGGCGGTTCAAGGGATCTTTTCGTGAACCCGCCGACGCGACTTTCAGCGAATTCTTACTGACCTCGAACACGTTATCGACGATGTCTTCGATAGAGTCGTTATGCAGGCTGCCCATCAGGGTCTGCTCGACTCCACGTACGCCATTGAGGTGATCCAATACAACGGCGCTGCGTCGTAGAATTATGACCCCAGATCCAGGAGTACTACGGCTTCAGCTGTACGATTGTCCCAACCGGTTTGAGGATACCGATCGCGGCAGAGCCTACATAAGCCAAACAAGTGGATCAGGAGACGGCGATGCGAGTCTCCCCTGACACGCTCGTCATAAAACACCGATGTGGATGCTTGGAGATAGCATCGACGAGACCTCCACTGGTACAACCTTTGTAGCTAGCAGGTGGTCATGCCAATCGCTCCGTACGATCCGTGAGGCACTGGTGATCTGCTCTGGTGAATCGCAGTCAGCGCGGGGACTGCGGCTGGATACACGGTCATCAGACACCAGTGGTAACGTATGCTCACACGCGGAAGTCGAATGATTGGATGGTATTGGAGAACGAAAGTCGGTTTCGACTAGCCATCTATCGCTGACGCCTGCTCAAATGCCGGATGCTAGTCCATCTATCCGGCCGCAGTCATCGGATTCAACAGAGCATGACGATCCGAAAGATATCGAGTATAGGGCTGAATACCGGATTGAGGACAAAGTGAGTCCGTCCATCTGGAGCAATCCACTTGGAAGAGACATATAACCACTGAGCAGGAGTCGAACGGATCAATGACGCGGGCAAGGACTGCGGCCTCAGGTACGTCAGCGCCCGAGGCCACGTCTACGCACGAACAGAAGTGTTGTCGCACTTTGGCGACGGCTCGCTTACCGACACCGTATAGTGATTAAATGGAGCCGACTCTCCCGATCGCAACGACGATTCGGAGGCACTGCACAACGAATACATTCCTCAGTTCCCCTTCGTAAGCGACTTACTGAATGCGAAGAATTTTCAACCGTGACAGGCATCACGGCCGTCGTTCGGCTCTATCGAGACAATACAGTAACGGGGTTCGAGCGGACGATGGACAGCCTTCTCGCTCAGTCTTGCCAGCCTGACGAGATTCTCGTCGTCGAGGATCCCCGGACCCGTGATAATGTTAGTAGCCGTGCACAGTCATATTCGGCCGAGTATCCGAAAATGGTGCGTGTTTACCGTATCGAACCGACAAACAGAGGGGGCGCACTCAAAGCAGGTGTATGTGCCGCTAATACCGACTTGGTCGCCATCCTCGACTGTGGCGATGTTGCGACATCAGATCGATTTGATCGGCAACTTGCTTTCCTGTCTGAGAATCAATCGGTCGATGTTGTCGGCAGTTACACCGAAGAGTTCACAACTACACCGGACGATTCACACACTTGCCGGGAGGTTCCGACGGCGCCATCAACGGTCGAGATTTTCGCTCGTTCCCGGACCCCCGTCCATCAGACGAGTGTCATGTTCCGACGGCAAGCAGTGTTGGATGTCGGCAATTACAGTGCAATGGCTCGGATGGAAGATTACGACCTTTGGGTCCGGATGCTTGTCGCCGGAAAATCCATCGCGAACATTCCTGACGTGTTGGCAAAGGCCCATGCAGATAAGTCGCTCTACGCTCGGCGAGGAGGATTTTCGTATCTCTGCGACGAAGTCCGATTGCAATGGCGCTTCTATCAAATCGGTTTCCTCTCCGGGACCGCGCTGCTCCGTAACCTCATCATGAGAGCACCAGTCCGCTTGCTTCCGCGATCCATCCGAAAGCACCTCTATAGAAGGCTTCTACGAACCGACGCCAAGGCATAACTATGAATTCCTATGTAGACAGTCCGCTGAAGGCCATGACCCCACAAATGGCACGAGTCAAACCGCCGATCCGATCGGTTGCCAATCGAATTGTTCGAGGAGACGGTTAAGTCGGTCAGCAGTCCGGTCAAGATTCGTGTAGTGGCGCAGTCGATAGGAGAGAGGCAACTCGTCGAACTGAGGCTGGTCCGGGTCGAGATCCCACGGATGGAGATAGAAGACCACGTCACGGGACCGTGCGATTCGCTTGAGGCCACGCTGATACACCGGATAGGGCATGACGCGGAAGTATCCGCCGCCCGCCCACGGAAGTGAGATCCCCGGTAGATCAAGGAGGGGAAGTTGGACTTCGGTCATGTTCTCGTTGAGTGTCGCAATTGTCTCCGTAGAGTCTTCAGGGTGTGTTAGTCGTCCGTAACGGTCGTGGGTGTCAAAGGGAAACGAACTCGAATCGTATTTGAATCCGAGGTCTGACAGAATATCCACAGCCCAGTCGGTAATCGAGAAACTTGGTGCCCGGTAGCCACGAATCGACTGCGAGACAAGCGGCTCCAGGACGTCTAACGACCGTTCGATATCAGACCGCACATCAGATTGAGACTGCTCGTAGAGCAGTTTATGGTTATACCCGTGGCTGGCAACCTCGTGACCTCGGGAATCTATCTCTTCCACCAGATCCGGATACCGATCGGCTACCCACCCGAGAATAAAAAATGTCGCTTTGATCTCGTGGTTGTCGAGCAAGTCAAGGATTCGCCTTGTGTTGACACTAACACGCTGTTCGGCCGTTTCCCAATCTGAGCGGTCAACCATCGGCTTCATGTTGTGAGCGTGGAACCAGTCCTCAATATCGAACGAGAGGAAGTACCTACTCATAG
Above is a genomic segment from Halomicrobium sp. LC1Hm containing:
- a CDS encoding glycosyltransferase → MTGITAVVRLYRDNTVTGFERTMDSLLAQSCQPDEILVVEDPRTRDNVSSRAQSYSAEYPKMVRVYRIEPTNRGGALKAGVCAANTDLVAILDCGDVATSDRFDRQLAFLSENQSVDVVGSYTEEFTTTPDDSHTCREVPTAPSTVEIFARSRTPVHQTSVMFRRQAVLDVGNYSAMARMEDYDLWVRMLVAGKSIANIPDVLAKAHADKSLYARRGGFSYLCDEVRLQWRFYQIGFLSGTALLRNLIMRAPVRLLPRSIRKHLYRRLLRTDAKA
- a CDS encoding XrtA system polysaccharide deacetylase; this translates as MSRYFLSFDIEDWFHAHNMKPMVDRSDWETAEQRVSVNTRRILDLLDNHEIKATFFILGWVADRYPDLVEEIDSRGHEVASHGYNHKLLYEQSQSDVRSDIERSLDVLEPLVSQSIRGYRAPSFSITDWAVDILSDLGFKYDSSSFPFDTHDRYGRLTHPEDSTETIATLNENMTEVQLPLLDLPGISLPWAGGGYFRVMPYPVYQRGLKRIARSRDVVFYLHPWDLDPDQPQFDELPLSYRLRHYTNLDRTADRLNRLLEQFDWQPIGSAV